The segment ttttttttttttttttttttttttttctctttctCCCCCCCAATAGTGTTTTTCTTCTTtgtgtatttttatataatacaatttGTTTATGCaatctatatttttacaaaataaaaaaaaaaatatatatatatatatttacgATTTATTttagaataaaatattttttacacCTCTGTAATAATATACTCATTCTATTCATTGTAGTAAAATTCTTgatgtatatatgtttatcTATCACAAAGGGTTATTACATGTGTCACTTGTACgcataatttttttatatatacaaataagaagaactaataaaaaaatattaaaatgagatatattttaaaatattaatcatatatatatatatatatatattatttttaattgaAGACATTATATAGTTCTTTTAAAGGaatctatatattatatatatatatatatatatataaaataataataagtaaatttttttaagttcataggtatatgaataatatataacatacaccataaatatatttttactcaaatgtatatatatatatatatatatatatattatatttatgtatatgaataatccttaaaaaataattaaaaaggtaaatatatatttgtaaatatatatatatttttttttttttttttttttttttttttttttaaattatacaCTCACGTATAGTCatacatatgtattaatCATAATGAtgtaatttaaattttgatttgatcatacatatatatatttatatatatatatatatatatatattttttttttattctccattttgttaatttttttcatttttcgTAAAATGTTAAGAATACGATGAGTAAAAGGAACAACACAAATGAGAAAATCATTTTCCCTCTTTTCAATGGGAAAGTTAATAAATCATCGAAGAGTTCAatagatataaaaagtttatatgaattatacaatgaattaaattataagatatatacaaatatcTATACTTATAATACATTATGTGATGGGATATTTTTCTGTAGAGgtgttaataatataagtggaaaaaaaaacagtGGCAAAAGTAGTATGTGTTATCATATATGCgtaaatttattttttaatgatttgttacattattttcatcttttctattcttgttttttttcattcgataattttttacaaaaaaaaaatattcataatgTATGTGATTATATGAATACCATTTTGTGGGATGACATAgaaaaggaatatataaaacaacATGATCATTTCAGGCAATTACtacaaataataagatattttgttttattatttaagCAACATTATggaaagaaaaattatatggaaaaaataCACAATATTGATAACACAAACAATATTGATAACATaaacaatatttataacacaaacaatatttataacacaaacaatatttataacacaaacaatatttataacaCAAACAATATTGATAAGATaaacaatatttataatacgcacaatatttataatacGCACAATATTGATAACACACACAATATTCACAACACACATACATATCAACATATTACCgataatatttttgatgATGCGTACGAATGCTTTTATACCCAAATAAAACATTTctataaaagaaaagttATTTATATCGATCTGGATAACAGCTTTTTTATTGATcgttataaaaatatgatttatTCCTCGCTagaaaaaatcaaaaaattaatgaatAGGTACACAACATTTTGTTCAGAAAAAAAGGGCAtaccatttttattactcTTAGAAAAgacaaataaatatataaaagaatatatttcttgtaatatatataaaaattattcacacgactttctttttttcgttgatatatttaatcattatttatttaaatatatatataatatatctttttctcatgtttttaaaaatttacaactattaaaaatattcaattTTTATGAACTTATTAATGTCAtcaattatatttatgaacATATTCAAATCTATTCATCCTCCTCATCctattatcattttaataaatatataccaCCCGATCTAGGAATTGTTGTCATAGATAAtcttaattatatatttaaaggttgttctttaaataataatatcaataTTTATTACGAATTAGAAATGATCTTAAACAAGCTATCTATCTTATCTTTAGAAAAACACATCTGTATATTAATAACAAACCATGagaataattatttcaCAAGACATGAAACattcaataaaaaaaatgacaactccttttacaaaattatttctccatatatatataacaatatacatctcaaaataataaatcaaaaaatcttctttgaatataattatccaaaaaaacatacaaaaaaaaggaaacaAGATACAAATcaaaacataaataatacaacTAAACAAAAAAACGAACAAATCACTATTAATGTAGGTGATgatataaaacataatataCAACAAAATGAAGACTATACCTTATACAATGTCTATTCTAGTGACGATGATCAAAGTCTCGATCAAATGGATGTACAAGAAAAGGATGACGACAATTctttttatgaaaaaaaatataatttaagatatattaaaataaagggcaaaaaaaaatcaacATTCTGTTTTTTtgaaattaataaatatggaATTGAAACAATGTTAatgtaaaattaaaaatattaacatatgtttaagtatttttttttttttttttaaatatatataaatcaaaaaCAACAAGTCATATTAAAGAGggtataataattaatgaatttttttttttttttttttttttttttttcagtttataaataagatatatatgttatat is part of the Plasmodium reichenowi strain SY57 chromosome 12, whole genome shotgun sequence genome and harbors:
- a CDS encoding hypothetical protein (conserved Plasmodium protein, unknown function); translation: MSKRNNTNEKIIFPLFNGKVNKSSKSSIDIKSLYELYNELNYKIYTNIYTYNTLCDGIFFCRGVNNISGKKNSGKSSMCYHICVNLFFNDLLHYFHLFYSCFFSFDNFLQKKNIHNVCDYMNTILWDDIEKEYIKQHDHFRQLLQIIRYFVLLFKQHYGKKNYMEKIHNIDNTNNIDNINNIYNTNNIYNTNNIYNTNNIYNTNNIDKINNIYNTHNIYNTHNIDNTHNIHNTHTYQHITDNIFDDAYECFYTQIKHFYKRKVIYIDLDNSFFIDRYKNMIYSSLEKIKKLMNRYTTFCSEKKGIPFLLLLEKTNKYIKEYISCNIYKNYSHDFLFFVDIFNHYLFKYIYNISFSHVFKNLQLLKIFNFYELINVINYIYEHIQIYSSSSSYYHFNKYIPPDLGIVVIDNLNYIFKGCSLNNNINIYYELEMILNKLSILSLEKHICILITNHENNYFTRHETFNKKNDNSFYKIISPYIYNNIHLKIINQKIFFEYNYPKKHTKKRKQDTNQNINNTTKQKNEQITINVGDDIKHNIQQNEDYTLYNVYSSDDDQSLDQMDVQEKDDDNSFYEKKYNLRYIKIKGKKKSTFCFFEINKYGIETMLM